One genomic segment of Humidesulfovibrio mexicanus includes these proteins:
- a CDS encoding glycosyltransferase family 2 protein produces the protein MSPERPSRLWAALPRPVRILAARGSTGRDHLAALAGECLAQAGVSTASERCRLAVMGRDILAAAWCAEPLSGDLGLLLSGLRGPDLPAPPEALRPVLAALPRHWRVPHGDDPWHGRVRSEAREALPGLMSREPENLYWKAQAWNVSWPMADWSLAEAALAQAQWPRPLAPLRLHAQALLRLAQNRAEESLALLEALGEFFPGGAPNLRAECLLRLGRVEEAAILLAEAVLSAPWRTSELLRLDDILRGVDRLCSPVPGSAAILLYTWNKARELDETLASLAASDMHDAGVWVLDNGSSDATPEVIERWRGVFAERLTSLRLPVNVGAPAARNWLLSLPEVRRREFLVFLDDDVSLPHDWLGRLGAAAALAPRAQVWGCRVVDEANPLVAQSVDYTPLAPRPPHEQSLLMHLPSMHLRQPDFGQFSYLRPCVSVTGCCHMLRSAAIDAVGGFDIRFSPSQYDDLERDLRVFLSGGGVAYQGHLCVRHKRRSGMAAERSPVEIACAGANLRKLEAKHGEEGLARISREGEELLERDMAERFARLDAMTEVG, from the coding sequence ATGAGCCCGGAGCGGCCCAGCCGCTTGTGGGCCGCATTGCCACGACCGGTCCGCATTCTCGCCGCACGCGGCTCCACTGGCCGAGACCATCTCGCCGCCCTGGCCGGGGAATGCCTGGCCCAGGCGGGAGTTTCCACCGCTTCCGAACGCTGCCGCTTGGCTGTCATGGGCCGGGACATCCTCGCCGCGGCCTGGTGCGCTGAGCCCCTTTCCGGCGACCTGGGCTTGTTGCTCTCCGGTCTGCGCGGGCCGGATCTGCCCGCTCCTCCAGAGGCCCTGCGGCCCGTGCTCGCCGCCTTGCCGCGCCATTGGCGGGTTCCGCACGGTGACGATCCCTGGCATGGACGTGTTCGGTCAGAGGCCAGAGAGGCCCTGCCCGGCCTCATGTCCCGCGAGCCCGAGAATCTGTACTGGAAGGCCCAGGCCTGGAATGTGTCTTGGCCCATGGCAGACTGGTCCCTGGCCGAGGCGGCGCTTGCCCAGGCGCAGTGGCCTAGGCCCCTTGCGCCCCTGCGTCTGCACGCCCAGGCCCTGCTTCGGCTGGCCCAGAACCGCGCCGAGGAGTCGCTGGCCCTGCTGGAGGCGCTGGGCGAGTTCTTCCCAGGAGGAGCGCCGAACCTGCGCGCAGAGTGTCTGCTGCGCCTGGGCAGGGTGGAAGAGGCCGCAATCCTCCTTGCAGAGGCCGTGCTCTCCGCTCCCTGGCGCACCAGCGAGCTGCTGCGCCTCGATGACATCCTGCGCGGCGTGGATCGCCTGTGTTCGCCAGTTCCCGGCAGCGCCGCCATACTGCTCTACACTTGGAACAAGGCCCGCGAGCTGGACGAGACTTTGGCCTCCCTGGCCGCGTCCGACATGCACGACGCGGGCGTCTGGGTGCTGGACAACGGCAGTTCCGATGCCACGCCCGAAGTCATCGAACGCTGGCGCGGCGTCTTTGCTGAACGGCTGACCTCTTTGCGTCTGCCGGTGAACGTTGGCGCTCCCGCAGCCCGCAACTGGCTTTTGTCCCTGCCGGAGGTGCGGCGCCGGGAATTTCTTGTCTTTTTGGATGACGACGTGAGCCTGCCCCATGACTGGCTGGGCCGCCTGGGAGCGGCGGCTGCGCTTGCGCCCCGGGCCCAGGTGTGGGGCTGCCGCGTGGTGGACGAGGCCAACCCGTTGGTGGCGCAGAGCGTGGACTACACGCCTTTGGCCCCTCGTCCACCCCACGAGCAGAGCCTGCTCATGCACCTGCCCTCCATGCACCTTCGCCAGCCCGATTTCGGGCAGTTCAGCTATCTGCGCCCGTGCGTCAGCGTTACGGGTTGCTGCCACATGCTGCGTTCCGCCGCCATCGATGCTGTAGGCGGCTTCGACATCCGGTTTTCGCCCTCGCAGTACGACGACCTGGAGCGCGATTTGCGGGTGTTTCTTTCCGGGGGCGGCGTTGCGTACCAGGGGCATCTGTGCGTGCGGCACAAGCGCCGCAGTGGCATGGCCGCAGAGCGCAGCCCGGTTGAAATCGCCTGTGCCGGCGCCAACCTGCGCAAGCTGGAGGCCAAGCACGGCGAGGAGGGCCTTGCCCGCATCAGCCGCGAGGGCGAGGAGCTGCTGGAACGCGACATGGCCGAACGTTTTGCGCGGCTCGATGCCATGACCGAAGTCGGCTGA
- the ettA gene encoding energy-dependent translational throttle protein EttA, with product MAEPYKIIYSMMRVSKFHDKRQVLKDISLSYFYGAKIGVLGLNGSGKSSLLRILAGVDTDFQGEIALSPGYTIGFLEQEPNLDESKTVREVVAEAAQETVDLLAEFERINEQFAEPMDDDAMQKLIDRQAAVQEKLDALDAWDLDSRLEMAMDALRCPPADTPVKVISGGEKRRVALCRLLLQKPDILLLDEPTNHLDAESVAWLEHHLQQYAGTVIAVTHDRYFLDNVAGWILELDRGRGIPWQGNYSSWLEQKQQRLAQEEKAESDRQKTLARELDWIRMSPRGRHAKGKARISAYENLLSQETEKLAPELEIFIPAGPRLGNVVVEANGVKKAFGDNLLVDGMTFSLPPGAIVGIIGPNGAGKSTLFRMITGKDAPDEGSIRIGETVQLAYVDQERAMDPDKTVYEVISGGNDVIKLGNREVNARAYIGKFNITGADQQKKVGVLSGGERNRVHLASLLREGANVLLLDEPTNDLDVNTMRALEDALVNFAGCVLVISHDRWFLDRIATHILAFEGDSQVSFFEGNWSEYEADRKARLGAAAEQPHRIKYRHLTR from the coding sequence ATGGCCGAACCGTACAAGATCATCTATTCCATGATGCGCGTGAGCAAATTTCACGACAAGCGGCAGGTGTTGAAGGACATCTCCCTGTCGTACTTCTACGGCGCCAAGATTGGCGTCCTGGGCTTGAACGGCTCGGGCAAGAGTTCTCTGCTGCGCATTCTGGCCGGTGTGGACACCGATTTCCAGGGCGAGATCGCCCTTTCTCCCGGCTACACCATCGGCTTTCTGGAACAGGAGCCCAACCTGGACGAAAGCAAGACCGTTCGCGAGGTCGTGGCCGAGGCCGCCCAGGAGACCGTGGACCTGCTGGCCGAGTTCGAGCGCATCAACGAACAGTTCGCCGAGCCCATGGACGACGACGCCATGCAGAAGCTCATCGACCGGCAGGCGGCCGTGCAGGAGAAGTTGGACGCCCTGGACGCCTGGGATCTGGATTCGCGCCTGGAAATGGCCATGGACGCCCTGCGCTGCCCCCCGGCGGACACGCCCGTGAAGGTCATCTCCGGCGGTGAGAAGCGGCGTGTGGCCCTGTGCCGTCTGCTTTTGCAGAAGCCGGACATCCTGCTGTTGGACGAACCCACCAACCACCTGGACGCCGAGAGCGTAGCCTGGCTTGAACACCACCTGCAGCAGTACGCGGGAACGGTCATCGCCGTCACCCACGACCGCTACTTCCTGGACAACGTGGCTGGCTGGATTTTGGAGCTGGATCGTGGCCGGGGCATTCCCTGGCAGGGCAATTACTCTTCCTGGCTGGAGCAGAAGCAGCAGCGGCTCGCCCAAGAGGAGAAGGCCGAGAGCGACCGCCAGAAGACCCTGGCGCGAGAGCTGGACTGGATACGCATGAGCCCGCGCGGCCGCCATGCCAAGGGCAAGGCGCGCATCAGCGCCTATGAAAACCTTCTTTCCCAGGAAACGGAGAAGCTTGCGCCGGAGCTTGAGATCTTCATCCCCGCCGGGCCGCGCCTGGGCAATGTGGTCGTCGAGGCCAACGGGGTCAAAAAGGCCTTCGGCGACAACCTGCTGGTGGACGGCATGACCTTCAGCCTGCCGCCGGGAGCCATCGTGGGCATCATCGGTCCCAACGGCGCGGGCAAGTCCACGCTCTTCCGGATGATCACCGGCAAGGACGCGCCCGACGAGGGGAGCATCCGCATTGGCGAGACCGTGCAGTTGGCCTATGTGGACCAGGAGCGCGCCATGGACCCGGACAAGACCGTGTACGAGGTCATCTCCGGCGGCAACGACGTCATCAAGCTTGGCAACCGCGAAGTCAACGCCCGCGCCTACATCGGCAAGTTCAACATTACAGGTGCGGACCAGCAGAAGAAAGTCGGCGTGCTTTCCGGCGGCGAGAGAAACCGCGTGCACCTGGCCTCTCTGTTGCGTGAAGGGGCCAACGTGCTCCTGCTCGACGAGCCCACCAACGATCTGGACGTGAACACCATGCGCGCGCTTGAGGATGCGCTGGTGAACTTCGCAGGCTGCGTGCTGGTCATCAGCCACGACCGCTGGTTCCTGGACCGCATCGCCACGCACATTCTGGCTTTCGAGGGCGATAGTCAGGTAAGCTTCTTCGAGGGCAACTGGAGCGAGTACGAGGCGGATCGCAAGGCGCGCCTGGGCGCTGCCGCCGAGCAGCCGCACCGCATCAAGTACCGCCACTTGACCCGCTGA